A single Chryseobacterium sp. DNA region contains:
- a CDS encoding acetyl-CoA C-acyltransferase, which produces MKTAYIVKGFRTAVGKAPKGSLRFTRPDVMAATVIEKLMAELPQLDKNRIDDLIVGNAMPEAEQGLNVARLISLMGLNTDKVPGVTVNRYCASGSEAIAIASAKIQAGMADCIIAGGTESMSYIPMGGYKPVPETEIAKTNPDYYWGMGYTAEEVAKQYNITREEQDQFAFESHMKALKANQEGKFANQIVPIPVEYNFLDENQKMQTKKFDFSVDEGPRADTSLQGLAKLRPVFANGGSVTAGNSSQMSDGAAFVMVMSEEMVKELGLEPEARLVAYAAAGLEPRIMGMGPVYAIPKALKQAGLELKDIDLIELNEAFASQSVAIKKELGLNPDILNVNGGAIALGHPLGCTGTKLTVQLLDEMRKRGNKYGMVSMCVGTGQGAASIFELL; this is translated from the coding sequence ATGAAAACAGCATATATAGTAAAAGGTTTCAGAACTGCCGTTGGAAAGGCTCCAAAAGGAAGTTTAAGATTTACAAGACCTGATGTCATGGCGGCTACCGTTATTGAAAAATTGATGGCTGAGCTTCCCCAATTAGATAAAAACAGAATTGATGACCTTATCGTAGGAAATGCAATGCCGGAAGCAGAACAAGGTCTTAATGTGGCACGTCTGATCTCTTTAATGGGGTTAAATACCGATAAAGTTCCGGGAGTAACCGTAAACAGGTATTGTGCTTCAGGAAGTGAGGCGATCGCTATTGCTTCAGCAAAAATTCAGGCAGGAATGGCAGACTGCATTATCGCCGGAGGTACAGAATCGATGTCATATATTCCAATGGGAGGTTATAAGCCTGTTCCTGAAACAGAGATCGCAAAAACGAACCCTGATTACTATTGGGGAATGGGTTACACGGCAGAAGAAGTGGCAAAACAATATAATATCACCAGAGAAGAACAGGACCAGTTTGCTTTTGAATCTCACATGAAGGCCTTAAAAGCGAATCAGGAAGGGAAATTCGCAAACCAGATTGTACCGATTCCTGTAGAATATAATTTCCTGGATGAAAATCAGAAAATGCAGACTAAAAAGTTTGATTTCTCAGTTGATGAAGGTCCGAGAGCTGATACTTCTTTACAAGGTTTAGCAAAACTAAGACCTGTATTTGCCAACGGTGGAAGCGTAACAGCCGGAAACTCTTCTCAAATGAGTGACGGAGCTGCTTTTGTCATGGTAATGAGTGAAGAAATGGTAAAAGAGCTGGGCCTGGAACCTGAAGCTAGATTAGTAGCGTATGCTGCTGCCGGACTTGAACCAAGAATAATGGGAATGGGACCTGTCTATGCGATTCCAAAAGCTTTAAAACAAGCTGGCTTGGAATTAAAAGATATCGACCTGATCGAGCTTAATGAAGCCTTCGCCTCTCAATCTGTTGCTATTAAGAAAGAGCTAGGGCTAAATCCTGACATTTTAAATGTAAACGGAGGAGCCATCGCCCTAGGCCACCCACTGGGATGCACCGGAACGAAACTAACGGTTCAGCTTCTTGACGAAATGAGAAAACGCGGCAACAAGTACGGAATGGTTTCCATGTGCGTAGGAACAGGACAAGGCGCTGCTTCGATATTTGAATTACTTTAA
- a CDS encoding transposase: MHQFITGIVSNRNQKLFAVFAMPDHVHILVSMSPAISISDLVRDLKAGSSKFINEKGWMNGKFNWQEGYGAFSYSKSSVDSVVKYILNQEEHHKKKTFREEYLDFMSKFEIEYDPKYLFEWVND; the protein is encoded by the coding sequence TTGCATCAGTTTATTACAGGTATTGTTTCCAATAGAAATCAAAAATTATTCGCCGTTTTTGCAATGCCTGACCATGTTCATATTCTCGTTAGTATGAGTCCAGCCATTTCGATCTCAGATTTAGTAAGAGATCTTAAAGCGGGTTCTTCAAAATTCATCAATGAAAAAGGATGGATGAATGGAAAATTCAATTGGCAGGAAGGGTACGGAGCTTTCTCTTATTCTAAAAGCAGTGTTGATTCTGTTGTAAAATATATTTTAAACCAGGAAGAACATCATAAAAAGAAAACGTTTAGAGAAGAATATCTGGATTTTATGTCAAAATTTGAAATAGAATATGATCCGAAATATTTATTTGAATGGGTTAATGATTAA
- a CDS encoding 3-hydroxyacyl-CoA dehydrogenase/enoyl-CoA hydratase family protein, with product MKRRIKHVTVLGSGIMGSGIAAHFANIGVEVLLLDIVPFELTEAEQKKGLTKDDKAVRNRIAAENFEKLKKASPALLYSPKFADRIKVGNFDDDLQKIKNTDWIIEVVVERLDIKKSVYEKIEQFRKPGTLISSNTSGIPIHLLTEGRSEDFKKYFAGTHFFNPVRYLPLLEIIPTHDTAPEIIDFYMNYGAKFLGKTTVLAKDTPAFIANRIGVFSMMDLLHNVQKLGLTVSDVDKLTGPVIGRPKSATFRTADVVGLDTLVMVANGVRQSGAEANDFNDVFALPGYIQKMMDNKWLGSKTEQGFYKKVKNADGKSEIHGLNLDTLEYELQGKSSFPTLELTKTIDKPIDRFKVLIGGKDKAGELYRKSFGALFAYVSHKVPEISDEVYKIDDAMRAGFGWENGPFEIWDAVGVAKGIELAKDAGYEVSDWAKSLAEKGETFYKVNDEGQSIYYDKNSGNYNNIPGQDAFIILDNIRKNKTIWSNSGAAIEDLGDGIINFEIRSKMNSLGGEVLDGLNRAIDLAEKEYDGLVVGNQGANFSVGANLAMILMMAIEQDWDDLNMAIAYFQKTMMRVRYSSIPVVVAPHGMTLGGGCEMTMHADRVVAAAETYIGLVETGVGVIPGGGGTKELTLRTSREFHSDDVKNNRLRDAFMNIAMGKVATSAYEAYDMGILEKGKDIVSVSKNRQIAEAKKVAKLLAEQGYTQPIEQKVKVLGKDALGMFYVGTDQMLTGNFISEHDKKIADKLANVMVGGNLSEPTVVTEQYLLNLERETFLQLCGERKTLERIQYMLQNGKPLRN from the coding sequence ATGAAAAGAAGAATCAAACATGTAACGGTTCTTGGATCAGGAATTATGGGAAGCGGTATTGCAGCTCACTTCGCCAACATTGGTGTTGAGGTGTTGCTGTTGGATATTGTTCCTTTTGAGCTGACTGAAGCTGAGCAGAAAAAAGGTTTGACCAAAGATGACAAAGCAGTAAGAAACAGAATTGCTGCTGAAAACTTTGAAAAACTTAAAAAAGCAAGTCCTGCACTTCTTTATTCTCCAAAGTTTGCAGACAGAATCAAGGTAGGAAATTTCGATGATGATTTACAGAAAATTAAAAATACAGACTGGATCATTGAAGTAGTGGTAGAAAGACTTGACATCAAGAAATCGGTATATGAAAAGATTGAACAGTTCAGAAAACCGGGAACATTAATTTCTTCCAATACATCCGGAATCCCTATCCACTTACTGACAGAAGGAAGAAGCGAAGACTTCAAAAAGTATTTTGCAGGAACCCACTTCTTTAATCCGGTAAGATACCTTCCTCTTTTAGAGATCATCCCTACCCACGACACAGCTCCCGAGATCATAGATTTCTATATGAACTATGGAGCAAAATTCCTGGGCAAGACCACTGTTTTGGCAAAAGATACTCCAGCGTTTATCGCTAACAGAATCGGGGTATTCTCGATGATGGATCTTCTTCATAATGTACAGAAACTGGGACTTACTGTTTCTGATGTAGATAAATTAACAGGTCCTGTAATCGGACGTCCTAAATCAGCAACGTTCAGAACGGCTGATGTAGTAGGTCTTGATACCCTGGTCATGGTGGCAAACGGTGTCCGTCAAAGCGGTGCTGAAGCGAATGACTTCAATGATGTCTTTGCTCTTCCCGGCTATATCCAAAAAATGATGGATAATAAATGGCTGGGTTCAAAAACAGAACAAGGATTCTATAAAAAAGTAAAAAATGCAGACGGTAAATCTGAAATTCACGGATTAAATCTCGATACCTTAGAATATGAACTTCAGGGAAAATCTTCATTCCCTACCCTGGAATTAACAAAAACCATTGATAAGCCAATCGACAGATTCAAAGTATTGATTGGTGGTAAAGATAAAGCAGGTGAACTGTACAGAAAATCTTTCGGAGCATTATTCGCTTATGTTTCGCATAAGGTTCCTGAAATTTCTGATGAAGTATATAAAATTGATGATGCTATGAGAGCCGGTTTCGGATGGGAAAATGGTCCGTTTGAAATTTGGGATGCTGTAGGAGTAGCCAAAGGGATTGAACTGGCAAAAGATGCCGGATACGAAGTTTCAGACTGGGCAAAATCTTTAGCTGAAAAAGGGGAAACCTTCTATAAAGTAAATGATGAGGGACAAAGTATCTATTACGATAAGAACTCAGGAAATTATAACAATATTCCGGGTCAGGACGCTTTCATCATCTTAGATAATATCAGAAAAAATAAAACAATCTGGAGTAATTCCGGAGCCGCTATTGAAGATCTGGGAGACGGAATCATCAATTTTGAGATCCGTTCAAAAATGAACTCTCTGGGAGGCGAAGTTCTTGATGGACTAAACAGAGCTATTGACTTAGCCGAAAAAGAATATGACGGATTAGTAGTCGGAAACCAAGGAGCCAACTTCTCTGTAGGTGCTAACCTTGCCATGATCCTTATGATGGCTATTGAGCAGGATTGGGATGATTTAAACATGGCTATTGCCTATTTCCAGAAAACCATGATGAGAGTACGCTACTCCTCTATTCCTGTAGTGGTAGCTCCTCACGGAATGACGCTAGGAGGCGGATGCGAAATGACGATGCATGCAGACAGAGTGGTTGCCGCAGCAGAAACTTACATCGGTCTGGTAGAAACAGGAGTTGGGGTAATCCCTGGCGGTGGCGGTACCAAAGAACTGACCCTAAGAACTTCACGAGAATTCCATAGCGATGATGTTAAAAACAACAGACTTCGTGATGCATTCATGAATATCGCCATGGGTAAAGTAGCCACTTCGGCTTATGAAGCTTATGATATGGGAATCCTTGAAAAAGGTAAAGATATCGTTTCCGTAAGCAAAAACAGACAGATTGCAGAAGCTAAAAAAGTAGCAAAACTATTAGCTGAACAAGGATATACACAACCGATCGAGCAAAAAGTAAAAGTCTTAGGAAAAGATGCTCTGGGAATGTTCTATGTAGGAACAGACCAAATGCTTACAGGGAATTTCATTTCTGAACATGACAAGAAAATTGCAGATAAACTGGCTAACGTAATGGTAGGCGGAAACTTGTCTGAACCAACTGTAGTTACTGAACAGTATCTATTGAACCTTGAAAGAGAAACTTTCCTTCAGCTTTGCGGAGAAAGAAAAACTTTGGAGAGAATTCAGTACATGTTGCAAAACGGAAAACCATTAAGAAACTAA
- a CDS encoding MarR family transcriptional regulator yields the protein MDNNKEKIENVDLILKQTWLAVSKMYTELAQEHDSTAVQALTLLKIDPKEGTRSTNLGPKMAIEPTSLTRIIKLLEDNGYIYKEKTTADKREVIIKLTDKGLNSRNMSKEVVVNFNKKVMEKIAPEKMETFKEVMTEIMKIANELLNNRK from the coding sequence ATGGATAATAATAAGGAAAAAATAGAAAACGTAGATTTAATTTTAAAACAGACCTGGCTGGCTGTTTCAAAAATGTACACAGAATTAGCTCAAGAACACGATTCTACAGCTGTACAGGCCCTCACCCTTCTTAAAATTGATCCCAAAGAAGGAACCCGAAGTACTAATCTTGGTCCTAAGATGGCCATAGAACCTACTTCTTTGACTAGAATCATAAAACTTCTGGAAGACAACGGATATATCTATAAGGAAAAGACAACCGCTGATAAAAGAGAGGTTATCATTAAACTTACGGATAAAGGACTGAACTCCAGAAACATGTCCAAGGAAGTAGTGGTCAACTTTAACAAAAAGGTGATGGAGAAGATTGCTCCTGAAAAAATGGAAACTTTCAAAGAGGTGATGACTGAAATCATGAAAATAGCCAACGAACTATTGAACAACAGAAAATAA
- a CDS encoding ABC transporter ATP-binding protein, with translation MHLQIKQADIGYNKTLISNASAELKLGDVCLLIGNNGVGKTTLIKSILHQIPLLSGQILINGQQVKKLSVKEIAEHIAVVFSKSVVPQHYTVEDLISLGKYIYYPFYFELKPEDRKEVSHIIDELELKQYQHIPLKNLSDGNLQKAFIGRAITQNSSIIILDEPTTHLDEKNKIIILKTLRKLAKEQNKLILFSSHDWRLAKEFADKIWYVKDTQLHSGIVEDILLQHDELTNISLFQMSESFIPPHISAPQIYKEMLYSLLQKNFQKDLSSLHFEFQNNFWVIAKDNAEQQCGSFEEIINYITNFH, from the coding sequence ATGCACCTACAGATCAAACAAGCAGATATAGGCTACAATAAAACTTTAATTTCCAATGCCAGTGCAGAATTAAAGCTTGGAGACGTATGCCTCCTGATCGGTAACAACGGCGTGGGAAAAACAACTTTAATAAAATCTATTCTGCATCAGATCCCTTTACTGAGCGGCCAGATTTTAATCAATGGCCAACAGGTAAAAAAACTTTCGGTAAAAGAAATTGCAGAGCATATTGCTGTCGTATTTTCAAAATCTGTAGTTCCGCAGCATTATACGGTAGAGGATTTAATTTCATTGGGAAAGTACATCTACTACCCTTTCTATTTCGAATTAAAACCAGAAGACCGAAAAGAGGTTTCCCATATTATTGATGAATTAGAATTAAAGCAATATCAACATATTCCCCTTAAAAACCTCTCGGACGGAAACCTGCAAAAAGCATTCATTGGGCGGGCCATTACCCAGAACTCTTCTATTATTATCCTGGATGAACCCACCACCCATCTGGATGAGAAAAATAAAATCATCATCCTTAAAACCCTGAGAAAACTGGCTAAAGAACAGAACAAACTGATCCTGTTTTCATCTCATGACTGGAGGCTGGCTAAAGAATTTGCAGATAAGATATGGTATGTAAAAGATACCCAACTGCATTCCGGAATTGTAGAAGATATTTTACTCCAACATGATGAACTCACCAACATCTCATTATTTCAAATGAGTGAGAGTTTTATTCCTCCGCACATCTCGGCACCCCAGATATATAAGGAAATGCTGTATTCACTGCTCCAAAAAAACTTTCAAAAAGACCTTTCTTCCCTACATTTTGAATTTCAGAACAATTTTTGGGTAATTGCTAAAGATAACGCGGAACAACAATGCGGATCTTTTGAAGAAATTATAAATTACATCACAAACTTTCACTAA